A portion of the Candidatus Scalindua japonica genome contains these proteins:
- the rplM gene encoding 50S ribosomal protein L13, whose protein sequence is MTKTFLAKKEDLQRDWHVIDATDKVLGRMASRIAMILQGKTKPIYTPHVDTGDFVIVTNAKKIKLTGNKMNDKVYYTHSGYPGGFKEHPIKKWMEKHPDRIVNLAVKRMLPKTKLGSAMLKKLKVYAGPDHSHEAQQPKILEI, encoded by the coding sequence ATGACTAAAACTTTTCTAGCAAAGAAAGAAGACCTACAAAGAGATTGGCATGTTATTGATGCCACAGATAAAGTCCTGGGAAGAATGGCAAGTCGAATTGCCATGATACTTCAGGGAAAAACAAAGCCTATATACACACCGCATGTTGACACCGGTGATTTTGTTATTGTAACCAATGCGAAGAAAATAAAATTAACAGGTAACAAAATGAATGATAAGGTTTATTACACTCATTCAGGTTACCCCGGAGGGTTCAAGGAGCATCCTATAAAAAAATGGATGGAAAAACATCCTGATAGAATAGTAAATTTAGCAGTAAAAAGAATGTTACCAAAAACAAAGCTCGGAAGTGCCATGTTAAAAAAATTAAAGGTTTATGCCGGCCCTGACCATTCTCACGAGGCCCAGCAGCCAAAAATTCTGGAAATTTAA
- the rpsI gene encoding 30S ribosomal protein S9, with protein sequence MTDETKFIWGTGRRKTSVARARIRKGTGKFIVNRRELSDYFGRDRDQFVAQQPLKTTKTDGQYDVFINVQGGGLTGQAGAISLGISRALFKADQELAESLRGASLLTRDSRMKERKKYGKKGARASFQWTKR encoded by the coding sequence ATGACTGACGAAACAAAATTCATTTGGGGCACTGGCAGACGCAAAACTTCTGTGGCAAGGGCCAGAATAAGAAAAGGTACCGGAAAATTTATTGTAAACCGTAGAGAACTGAGTGATTACTTTGGCAGGGATCGTGATCAATTTGTAGCCCAACAACCATTAAAAACCACAAAAACAGACGGGCAATATGATGTTTTCATAAATGTCCAGGGCGGAGGCTTAACAGGTCAGGCCGGAGCAATTTCGCTGGGCATATCAAGAGCTCTTTTTAAAGCAGATCAGGAACTTGCAGAGAGCCTGAGGGGTGCCAGTCTCTTGACGCGAGACAGCAGGATGAAAGAGCGGAAAAAATACGGCAAGAAAGGTGCAAGAGCAAGCTTCCAGTGGACAAAAAGATAA
- a CDS encoding formate--tetrahydrofolate ligase, translating into MALDPTKHADWEIAEDSEAGMKTVYQLAEQLGIEKDELLPHGHYVAKIDFNKAIKRLESKPDGKYVDVTAITPTPLGEGKSTTTMGLVQGLGKRGKNVIGAIRQPSGGPTMNIKGSAAGGGLSQCIPLTPFSLGLTGDINAIMNAHNLGMVALTSRIQHEFNYNDEQLAKRNLKRLNIDPYNINFKWIIDFCAQALRDITIGIGGKMDGFMMQSGFAIAVSSEIMAILSVAKDLKDMRERMSKIVLAYDKSGKPVTTADIEVDGAMTAWMVEALNPNLMQTIEGQPVLVHAGPFANIAIGQSSIVADRLGLKLGDYNVTESGFGADIGFEKFWNLKCRFSGNKPHAAVLVATIRALKSHGGAPIPVPGHPLDPVYKEENVEFAVKGAETNLLHLINVVKKAGINPVVCINHFYTDTDNEVNAVRKVVEDAGARVALSKHWEKGGEGALELADAVVDACNDENNFKFLYELETPLSERINMIATEVYGADGVDYSPTAQAKIKAMDVDPEVSKLGICMAKTHLSLTDNPMLKGAPKGWRLNIQEVLTFKGAGFVVPFAGTVKLMPGTCSDPAYRRVDVDVETGRVKGLF; encoded by the coding sequence ATGGCATTGGATCCGACCAAACATGCGGATTGGGAAATAGCGGAAGATTCTGAAGCCGGGATGAAGACTGTTTATCAGTTAGCTGAGCAGCTGGGTATTGAGAAGGATGAACTGCTTCCTCACGGGCACTATGTGGCAAAAATTGATTTTAACAAGGCAATTAAGCGGCTGGAAAGTAAACCGGATGGGAAATATGTAGATGTGACTGCAATCACCCCGACTCCTCTGGGTGAAGGAAAGTCTACTACCACTATGGGTCTGGTACAGGGTTTGGGAAAAAGAGGCAAAAATGTTATAGGCGCTATTCGTCAACCTTCAGGCGGACCTACTATGAATATTAAGGGTTCTGCCGCTGGTGGCGGGCTTTCTCAATGTATCCCGCTAACTCCTTTTTCTCTGGGACTGACAGGGGATATTAACGCGATAATGAACGCGCATAACCTGGGCATGGTGGCGCTTACATCCAGGATACAGCATGAGTTTAACTATAACGACGAACAGCTTGCAAAACGGAATCTGAAACGTCTTAATATTGATCCATATAATATTAATTTCAAGTGGATTATAGATTTTTGTGCACAGGCGCTCAGGGATATCACTATCGGTATAGGCGGAAAGATGGATGGGTTTATGATGCAGTCAGGGTTTGCCATTGCTGTATCTTCCGAGATTATGGCTATACTCTCAGTTGCAAAAGATCTGAAGGATATGCGTGAGAGGATGAGTAAAATAGTGCTGGCTTACGATAAATCAGGCAAACCTGTTACAACTGCCGATATAGAAGTTGATGGTGCTATGACTGCGTGGATGGTTGAAGCGCTTAATCCAAACCTGATGCAGACCATTGAAGGCCAGCCGGTATTAGTCCATGCAGGGCCATTTGCCAATATTGCCATTGGCCAATCCTCGATTGTAGCAGACAGGCTTGGGCTGAAGTTGGGTGATTATAATGTAACTGAATCCGGTTTTGGAGCAGATATAGGATTTGAAAAATTCTGGAACCTGAAATGCCGTTTCTCAGGAAACAAGCCTCATGCAGCGGTTCTTGTTGCCACTATCAGGGCGCTTAAAAGCCATGGTGGTGCTCCGATTCCTGTTCCTGGACATCCTCTGGACCCAGTTTACAAGGAAGAGAACGTTGAATTTGCTGTGAAAGGGGCGGAAACGAATCTACTCCACCTTATTAATGTGGTAAAGAAGGCTGGTATAAACCCTGTGGTCTGTATAAATCACTTCTATACCGATACGGATAATGAGGTAAATGCGGTACGAAAGGTGGTAGAAGATGCCGGAGCACGTGTTGCTCTCTCCAAGCATTGGGAAAAAGGAGGAGAAGGGGCACTGGAACTGGCTGATGCCGTGGTAGATGCATGTAACGATGAGAACAACTTCAAGTTTCTCTATGAGCTGGAAACCCCATTGAGCGAGCGTATAAATATGATTGCCACAGAGGTTTACGGTGCTGATGGAGTGGACTACTCTCCGACTGCTCAGGCAAAGATCAAGGCGATGGACGTTGATCCGGAAGTTTCCAAGCTTGGAATATGTATGGCTAAGACACATCTTTCCCTCACGGATAACCCAATGCTCAAGGGTGCTCCGAAGGGTTGGAGATTGAATATCCAGGAGGTGCTAACGTTCAAAGGGGCCGGGTTTGTGGTACCATTTGCCGGTACAGTGAAACTCATGCCGGGTACCTGCTCAGACCCTGCTTACAGACGTGTGGATGTTGATGTGGAAACCGGCAGGGTTAAGGGACTTTTCTAG